Part of the Flavobacterium alkalisoli genome is shown below.
GAATACTCTTTTTAAAGATCTTGAATATTTTCTTGAGCATAATAAGTCGCCTAACTACAACTTTGTTTACGATCAGGTTGTTAGTATGGGAGAGATTATCTCTACTACCATAGTAAGCCACTTCTTTAACCACAGCGGACTTAAAAACCAGTGGGTAGATGTAAGGGAGCTTATTAAAACCGACAACACCTATCGTGACGCGGTTGTTGACTGGGAACAGACACAACAAAACATTAAAAAAGGAATTAAAAAGAAAACGCTTAACATTACTCAGGGTTTCTTAGGGTCTGACGAAAACAGCTTTACAACCACACTGGGAAGGGAAGGATCTGACTACAGTGCCGCTATATTTGCTTACTGCCTTAATGCAGAAAGCGTAACGATATGGAAAGACGTTCCGGGTGTACTTAATGCCGACCCAAGGTATTTTGAAAACACTACCCTGCTCAATCAGATTTCATACCGTGAGGCTATTGAGCTGGCATTTTACGGAGCTTCGGTTATTCACCCTAAAACACTGCAACCGTTACAAAAAAAGGAAATCCCTCTTTATGTAAAATCGTTTATCAACCCGTTATTACCGGGAACAAGCGTAAGCAAAGGCGCTGATTTAGAGCCGCAAACATCGTGCTTTATCGTTAAGAAAGATCAGCTGCTTATATCGCTGTCTTCTCTTGATTTCTCTTTTATTATGGAAGAAAACATCAGTGAGATTTTCAGCCTGCTGCATAAATACAAAATGAAAGTGCACCTTATCCAGAACTCTGCCATCAGTTTCTCTGTATGTGTAGACGACAAGTTTGGCAACTTTAACGAGCTTAAAACAATTCTTTCTAAGAAATTTAAAGTGACTTACAATGATGACGTATCATTATATACCATCCGTCACTTTAACGACAAATCGGCCGATGCAGTTACTAAAAACAGAGAAGTTTTAGTAAGACAGCTAAGCCGCGAAACATTACAAATCGTTACAAAAGAACTTAAGTAATATAAAAAGCCCCTTTTCAGGGGCTTTTTTATTCATCATTATTAGTATCTACTCCTTTAGGCTCTTCTTTTAGTGCTATACGGGTTCTCGGGAGGCTGTCCGGATAATTTTTCTGTATAAATTCAATAAGCTTTTCCCTGACATATACCCTCAAATCCCAGGAAATGGAGGAATCTTTAGAACTCATAAGCGCCCTTATTTCCATTACCCTTTCGCGGGCATCGGTAACCTGAAGCACATTTACCTGTCCGTCCCATAAATCAGAACCTTCCAACAGCCTTGTTAGTTCTGTTCGTAACTTATCTACTTCCACCTGAAAATCGGTATAAATAAATACAGTCCCTAATATCTCTGCCGAGTTCCGTGTCCAGTTCTGGAAGGGTTTTTCTATAAAATAAGGCGTGGGCACCACCAGCCTGCGTTTATCCCAAATCTTTACTACCACATAGGTTAAGGTAATCTCCTCTATCCTGCCCCATTCGCCTTCTACAATAACCACATCGTCCAGCCTTATGGGTTGGGTAATCGCTATCTGAATACCCGCCAATAATGTCCCTAATGCTTTTTGTGCCGAAAAACCAATAATGATACCTGCTATACCTGCCGAGGTCAGGAAACTCACCCCTATAGACCGTATGCTTTCAAAGCTCATAAGTGCCACTCCTATGGCACATACAATAATAAGAAAGACCACCACCCTTTCCAGTATGGAGAATTGTGTATATACCCGGCGAGCGGTAAGATTATCCGACACCGAGATGTCATACTTCTTTACAAAGCTTGCCTTAAGCACTTTCACAAAAATTATTAGGAACCACGTAACACTTAGTATAAACAATAGTGTCCCGATATGCGCTATTGCCTTAGAGGCTTTCTCGTTAAAAACATCACTGGCTACGCCTATTCGCAGGGCAAGCGCAGCTATAAAAAGAACCAGCGGAATTTTTATGCGATGGGCAAAATTTACAGGAAGTATGTTTTTAGGGTTTTTACCTACCTTTTTTAGTACATAAAAAACTATAGTAAAGACAATTACCAAACCTACTACACTTATTGCAATAAATTTTATGAGGTTAGTGTCAAGATTAGAAAAATTCATTGGGCGTGTATTTTTAAAAGTTGACGGATAAAGTTAGAAAAACAAGCAGGCTTATAGAATCTATTAAAGATTATATTAACATAATTATCTGAAAAACAAAAGCCAACACATAAAATGTTGGCTTTGCACAATTAAATATTCAGAAAGCTTTAAGCCACCGTATTCATAACTTTTAGAGCCTCAGCCGGATTGGCAAGGCTTAATTGATAAACATCTTCTGTTTGCCCGGTACGTATCTCATACCTGTTTCCTGCAATGGCATCCAGCACATCCTCTGCCACTACTGACGGAGCAATGCCATTCTCTCCCCCTATCTCTTTAGAAAGTTCAGTGTTCACTAGAGGAGGCATCAGCTCAAACACCTTAACTGAAGTTCCTGTTAAGGCCAAACGCAATGATGTTGTATACGAATGAAGCGCGGCTTTTGAGGCCGCATAAGTTGGCAGGTGTTGTGTTGGAACATAAGCTACTACCGAAGATACATTAAGTACAGCCGCCTCATTTTGTTCTTTTAGCAATGGCAGAAGTTTATCGGTAAGTCGAAGTACCGAAAAGTAATTGGTTGTCATTTCGTCCACCGCTATATCATACGACCTTGATTCCGCCAGGTTATGTATAAGTGCCCTACCTGCATTATTGATAAGGATATTCAGCTCAGGGAATTCTGCTTTTATCCTTTCGGTAAGAGCATCCACATCAGCTGCACTGGTAACATCAAACTGTATTGCGGTTACATTGCCTAATTCTGCTTTTGCTTTTTCAAGCCTTGCTGCATCTCTTCCTGTAATTATCACCTTGTTGCCCTGCTGTACAAACTGTCTTGCAATTTCAAAACCTATACCGGCACTCCCGCCGGTTATTAAAATGGTATTTCCTGTTGTTTTCATATATAAAAGTATTTGGGATTATTAATTAAACTTTCTTAAAAATGGTACTGGCTGTATGCCCTCCAAAGCCAAAAGTGTTGTTAAGTACATAATTCACTTTGGTTTTTACGGCCTGCTGTGTAATTATATTGAGCCCCGAAGGGATTGCACTGTCAATGTTTTGTGTATTGATTGTAGGAGGGATAATATTATTTTGTATAGCCAGTACACTTATAATACTTTCTATGGCGCCGGCAGCACCCAGTAAATGCCCCGTCATGGATTTTGTGGCACTTATAGCCGGAGTATGATTACCAAAAAGCGTTTTAACCGCTACAAGCTCACTTATATCTCCTAACGGAGTAGATGTAGCATGGGTATTGATATAGTCTATCTTATCGGGTGTAAGCCCTGCATCATTAAGGGCTTTTTGCATACCCAGCAATGCACCTATACCATCGGCAGGGGTAGCTGTTAAATGATAAGCGTCTGCAGCCATACCGCCCCCGGTAAGTTCTGCATATATTTTTGCACCACGGCTAACAGCATGTTCCCATTCCTCCAATATAAGGGCGCCTGCACCTTCTCCGGCAACAAACCCATCTCTGTTTGCATCAAAAGGCCTTGAGGCTCCCTGTGGATCATCATTTCGTTTTGAAAGTGCCTGAGAAGCATTAAAACCACCAATAGAAGCAGGAGTTATAGCTGCTTCACTACCTCCCGCTATCATAATGTTTGCCCTGCCCAGCCTAATGGCATCATAAGCAGCAATTAGCGCCGTGTTTGATGAGGCACAGGCAGAAACCGTAGCATAATTAGGTCCGTGTAAACCATTACGTATAGAGATAACCCCTGCTGCAATATCCACAATCATCTTAGGGATAAAAAACGGATTGAAACGCGGGGTACCATCTCCTTTATGAAACTCATCCAGCTGCTCCTCAAACGTACCTATACCGCCGTTACCCGAAGCCCAAATAACACCTACATCAAATCGCTGTTCCTGTGTCATTGTTCCGAAATCCAAGCCTGCATCCTGTATTGCTTCATCAGTGGCAGCTATGGCATATTGGGTAAAAAGATCGTATTTCTTTATCTCCTTGCGCTCTAAATAATCTTCCGGGCTAAAACTCTTAACCTCACAGGCAAACTGCGTTTTAAACTTAGAGGCATCAAACTTTGTTATAGGTCCCGCACCACTTTTACCCGCTATTATATTCTGCCAGAACTCTTCTACCGAATTACCCAACGGGGTAATGGCACCAAGTCCTGTTATGGCTACTTTTTTCATACACTTATTTTATTTCGGTTTTTATCAGATTGGTATAGCCTCTTGCTATGAGCTTGGTATGGTCTTCATTCCATATCTCACACTGTGCATTTACAATCTGCTTTCCTTTTTTTATCACTGTTGATGTCGCTGTAATAATATCCCCTTCTCGAGCCGAAGCAAAATAGTCTACAGCCAGATTTACAGTTATATGATAATAGGGTTCGCCCATACTTATAAAAGTTGCCCCTATGGCATCATCTATCATAGCTGCCGTTACCCCACCATGGAGTATCCCGAACGGATTGGTCATTTCTTTTCTTACCGTATACTGAAAAGTGAGACTTTCAGGCTGCACAGCTACCATAACCGGATTTAACCAATTCATAAAAGCCGATGGCGAGTTCTCTACTGTTTTACCTAAAAACTGTTTCAGGAATTCTGATGCCTTTTCCATATTACTGTAAATTTTCAATTACTAATGCAGAAGCTCCTCCGCCTCCGTTACAAATTGCAGCAACACCATATTTACCGCCTTCCTGTTTAAGTACCGATAAAAGCGTTACCACTATCCTTGCTCCCGATGCCCCTATAGGGTGTCCCATAGCCACACCACCTCCATAAACATTTATCTTATCCATATCTATATCCAGAATTTTACTGTTTGCCAGTATTACTGCAGCATAGGCTTCATTAATTTCATAATAATCAATATCCTCTTTGGTAAGTCCTGCCTGCTCTAACGCTTTAGGAATAGCTATTGCCGGCGATGTGGTAAACCATTCGGGTGCCTGGGCAGCATCTGCATAACCTTTAATCTTTGCCAGTGGTTTCAGGTTATACTCCTTTACCATTTCTTCAGAAACTAATAATAAGGCAGCAGCTCCGTCATTAAGGTTACTGGCATTAGCAGCTGTAATAGTACCTCCTTCTTCAAAAACAGGTTTTAGTTTGGCTACCTTTTCCGGAATAAGTTTATAAACATCCTCGTCTGCCGAAATTGTCGTTCCATTAACCGTAACCGGGATTATTTCCTTATTAAACTTACCCTGACTAAATGCTGTTGCGGCCTTTTCATAAGACTGTAAGGCATAAGCATCCTGATTTTCCCTTGACAGATGGTATTCCCTGGCACAAATCTCTGCCGCGTTCCCCATGTGAAAGCCATTGTAAACATCGGTCAGGCCATCTTTTAATAAACCGTCTATAACTTCCGTATTACCAAGTTTGGTGCTCTTGCGCTGGGTTATATAGTGGGGTACATTACTCATGCTTTCCATTCCTCCTGCCACAACCGAATTATCAGCCCCCAACTGTATTTGTTGGGCTCCTGTGATAACAGCCTTTAGCCCCGAAGCACATACCTTGTTTATCGTTGTGGCATCTGCCTCAACCGGCAGTCCGGCAAATACTGCCGCCTGCCTTGCGGGAGACTGACCTAAATTTGCCGATAGCACATTTCCCATATACACAGAGTCTACCTTGTCTTTTGGAAACTCTATTTCATTCATTATACCCTCAATGGCAATTTTACCTAACTCCGTTGCGGTAAAACCCGAAAGGCTACCTAAAAACCCGCCTATTGGGGTTCTTTTTGCAGCCACTATAAATACATCTCTCATAATCTTATTTTAA
Proteins encoded:
- a CDS encoding aspartate kinase, whose amino-acid sequence is MRVFKFGGASVKDADGIKNVYDVLQKVGHEDVLVVISAMGKTTNAMEVVVRNYFDKSAELKASIQEVKKYHNQILLDLFDDENHAVFTAVNTLFKDLEYFLEHNKSPNYNFVYDQVVSMGEIISTTIVSHFFNHSGLKNQWVDVRELIKTDNTYRDAVVDWEQTQQNIKKGIKKKTLNITQGFLGSDENSFTTTLGREGSDYSAAIFAYCLNAESVTIWKDVPGVLNADPRYFENTTLLNQISYREAIELAFYGASVIHPKTLQPLQKKEIPLYVKSFINPLLPGTSVSKGADLEPQTSCFIVKKDQLLISLSSLDFSFIMEENISEIFSLLHKYKMKVHLIQNSAISFSVCVDDKFGNFNELKTILSKKFKVTYNDDVSLYTIRHFNDKSADAVTKNREVLVRQLSRETLQIVTKELK
- a CDS encoding mechanosensitive ion channel family protein, with amino-acid sequence MNFSNLDTNLIKFIAISVVGLVIVFTIVFYVLKKVGKNPKNILPVNFAHRIKIPLVLFIAALALRIGVASDVFNEKASKAIAHIGTLLFILSVTWFLIIFVKVLKASFVKKYDISVSDNLTARRVYTQFSILERVVVFLIIVCAIGVALMSFESIRSIGVSFLTSAGIAGIIIGFSAQKALGTLLAGIQIAITQPIRLDDVVIVEGEWGRIEEITLTYVVVKIWDKRRLVVPTPYFIEKPFQNWTRNSAEILGTVFIYTDFQVEVDKLRTELTRLLEGSDLWDGQVNVLQVTDARERVMEIRALMSSKDSSISWDLRVYVREKLIEFIQKNYPDSLPRTRIALKEEPKGVDTNNDE
- a CDS encoding SDR family oxidoreductase, whose protein sequence is MKTTGNTILITGGSAGIGFEIARQFVQQGNKVIITGRDAARLEKAKAELGNVTAIQFDVTSAADVDALTERIKAEFPELNILINNAGRALIHNLAESRSYDIAVDEMTTNYFSVLRLTDKLLPLLKEQNEAAVLNVSSVVAYVPTQHLPTYAASKAALHSYTTSLRLALTGTSVKVFELMPPLVNTELSKEIGGENGIAPSVVAEDVLDAIAGNRYEIRTGQTEDVYQLSLANPAEALKVMNTVA
- the fabF gene encoding beta-ketoacyl-ACP synthase II; protein product: MKKVAITGLGAITPLGNSVEEFWQNIIAGKSGAGPITKFDASKFKTQFACEVKSFSPEDYLERKEIKKYDLFTQYAIAATDEAIQDAGLDFGTMTQEQRFDVGVIWASGNGGIGTFEEQLDEFHKGDGTPRFNPFFIPKMIVDIAAGVISIRNGLHGPNYATVSACASSNTALIAAYDAIRLGRANIMIAGGSEAAITPASIGGFNASQALSKRNDDPQGASRPFDANRDGFVAGEGAGALILEEWEHAVSRGAKIYAELTGGGMAADAYHLTATPADGIGALLGMQKALNDAGLTPDKIDYINTHATSTPLGDISELVAVKTLFGNHTPAISATKSMTGHLLGAAGAIESIISVLAIQNNIIPPTINTQNIDSAIPSGLNIITQQAVKTKVNYVLNNTFGFGGHTASTIFKKV
- a CDS encoding PaaI family thioesterase: MEKASEFLKQFLGKTVENSPSAFMNWLNPVMVAVQPESLTFQYTVRKEMTNPFGILHGGVTAAMIDDAIGATFISMGEPYYHITVNLAVDYFASAREGDIITATSTVIKKGKQIVNAQCEIWNEDHTKLIARGYTNLIKTEIK
- a CDS encoding acetyl-CoA C-acyltransferase; translated protein: MRDVFIVAAKRTPIGGFLGSLSGFTATELGKIAIEGIMNEIEFPKDKVDSVYMGNVLSANLGQSPARQAAVFAGLPVEADATTINKVCASGLKAVITGAQQIQLGADNSVVAGGMESMSNVPHYITQRKSTKLGNTEVIDGLLKDGLTDVYNGFHMGNAAEICAREYHLSRENQDAYALQSYEKAATAFSQGKFNKEIIPVTVNGTTISADEDVYKLIPEKVAKLKPVFEEGGTITAANASNLNDGAAALLLVSEEMVKEYNLKPLAKIKGYADAAQAPEWFTTSPAIAIPKALEQAGLTKEDIDYYEINEAYAAVILANSKILDIDMDKINVYGGGVAMGHPIGASGARIVVTLLSVLKQEGGKYGVAAICNGGGGASALVIENLQ